CCCCAACTCAGACTTCAAAACAAAGCTATTGTTACTCACATACATTTCACCAACCGACAAACCCGTTAGAACTTCACTATATTGACCATCTGTTCGACCAAGGCTCACTTCGCGTGGTTCAAACCCAGATTCACCTTTGACAAAAACTACATTTTTATCTTCAATAACTTGTATTGCTTCATTACGTATAGAAACTGGCGCATTTATTTCATCAAGTGTAATGTTGGCATTAACAAATAAGCCCGGCTTCCAAATGTTGTTGCTGTTTTCAAGTAGAACACGAGCTTTAGTGGCTTGGCTTTGCACTTGTCCAAATGGTGAAATATAAATAATTTTACCTTCTGAAATATTTTTTAAATCAGTACTTTGTATGTTAACCGTCTGATTTAATTTGACCAAAGGAAGATCCTTCGGAAATATGCTTAATTCTACCCAAACAGTAGAAAAATCTTGAATCACCAGTAAAGGAGTTT
The Shewanella vesiculosa DNA segment above includes these coding regions:
- a CDS encoding efflux RND transporter periplasmic adaptor subunit; this translates as MKLISSFTKVLFLTSFLFFTGSIFAESGHGDESEHEEEGHIELSNEQIQHAGIVVSTVGANVIRDVLPVYGLVATNAESLQVVNARFDGVVRDVKKSIGDPVRKGETLLIVEANESLKNYSITSEINGYITQRNINIGEKTNETPLLVIQDFSTVWVELSIFPKDLPLVKLNQTVNIQSTDLKNISEGKIIYISPFGQVQSQATKARVLLENSNNIWKPGLFVNANITLDEINAPVSIRNEAIQVIEDKNVVFVKGESGFEPREVSLGRTDGQYSEVLTGLSVGEMYVSNNSFVLKSELGKEDAEHGH